The Mustela erminea isolate mMusErm1 chromosome 18, mMusErm1.Pri, whole genome shotgun sequence genome has a window encoding:
- the HIC1 gene encoding hypermethylated in cancer 1 protein isoform X1, whose amino-acid sequence MTFPEADIFLKSGECAGQTMLDTMEAPGHSRQLLLQLNNQRTKGFLCDVIIVVQNALFRAHKNVLAASSAYLKSLVVHDNLLNLDHDMVSPAVFRLVLDFIYTGRLADGAEAAAAAAVAPGAEPSLGAVLAAASYLQIPDLVALCKKRLKRHGKYCHLRGGGGGGGGYAPYGRPGRGLRAATPVIQACYSSPAGPPPPPTGEPSAGPEAAVNTHCAELYASGPGPASTLCAPERRCSPLCGLDLSKKSPPGSTPSERPPAERELPPRPDSPPSAGPAAYKEPPLALPPLPPLPFQKLEEAGPPPDPFRGGGGSPGPEPPGRPDGPSLLYRWMKHEPGLGSYGDELGRERGSPSERCEERGGDPAASPGVPPLGLAPPRYQGSLDGPGAGGDGDDYKSSSEETGSSEDPSPPGGHLEGYPCPHLAYGEPESFGDNLYVCIPCGKGFPSSEQLNAHVEAHVEEEEALYGRAEAAEVAAGAAGLGPPFGGSGDKVAGAPGGLGELLRPYRCASCDKSYKDPATLRQHEKTHWLTRPYPCTICGKKFTQRGTMTRHMRSHLGLKPFACDACGMRFTRQYRLTEHMRIHSGEKPYECQVCGGKFAQQRNLISHMKMHAVGGAAGAAGALAGLGGLPGVPGPDGKGKLDFPEGVFAVARLTAEQLSLKQQDKAAAAELLAQTTHFLHDPKVALESLYPLAKFTAELGLSPDKAAEVLSQGAHLAAGPDGRTIDRFSPT is encoded by the exons ATGACTTTTCCTGAAGCGGACATTTTCCTCAAATCCG GAGAGTGTGCTGGGCAGACGATGCTGGACACGATGGAGGCGCCGGGCCATTCGAGGCAGCTGCTGCTGCAGCTCAACAACCAGCGCACCAAGGGCTTCTTGTGCGACGTGATCATCGTGGTGCAGAACGCCCTCTTCCGCGCGCACAAGAACGTGCTGGCGGCCAGCAGCGCCTACCTCAAGTCTCTGGTGGTGCATGACAACCTGCTCAACCTGGACCATGACATGGTGAGCCCAGCGGTGTTCCGCCTGGTGCTGGACTTCATCTACACCGGCCGCCTTGCTGATGGCGCagaggcggcggccgcggcggctgTGGCCCCAGGGGCTGAGCCTAGCCTGGGCGCCGTGCTGGCCGCCGCCAGCTACCTGCAGATCCCCGACCTCGTGGCGCTGTGCAAGAAGCGCCTCAAGCGCCACGGCAAGTACTGCCACctgcggggcggcggcggcggcggcggcggctacGCACCCTACGGGAGGCCGGGCAGGGGCCTTCGGGCCGCCACGCCCGTCATCCAGGCCTGCTACTCGTCACCCGCCGGGCCTCCGCCACCGCCCACCGGCGAGCCGTCCGCGGGCCCCGAGGCCGCAGTGAACACGCATTGCGCGGAGCTGTACGCCTCGGGCCCTGGCCCAGCCTCCACCCTCTGCGCCCCGGAGCGCCGCTGCTCCCCGCTCTGCGGCCTGGACCTGTCCAAGAAGAGCCCGCCGGGCTCCACGCCTTCCGAGCGGCCGCCGGCCGAGCGAGAACTGCCCCCGCGCCCAGACAGCCCTCCCAGCGCCGGCCCCGCAGCCTACAAGGAGCCCCCGCTCGccctgccgccgctgccgccgctgcccttccagaagctggaggaggccgGCCCGCCTCCGGACCCGttccgcggcggcggcggcagcccGGGACCGGAGCCCCCGGGCCGCCCCGACGGGCCCAGCCTCCTCTACCGCTGGATGAAGCACGAGCCAGGCCTGGGCAGTTACGGCGACGAGTTGGGCCGAGAGCGCGGCTCGCCCAGCGAGCGCTGCGAGGAGCGCGGCGGGGACCCGGCTGCCTCGCCCGGGGTGCCCCCACTAGGCCTGGCGCCGCCTCGCTACCAGGGCAGCCTGGACGGGCCAGGCGCGGGCGGCGACGGTGACGACTACAAGAGCAGTAGCGAAGAGACCGGCAGCAGTGAGGACCCCAGCCCGCCCGGCGGCCACCTGGAGGGCTACCCGTGCCCGCACCTGGCGTATGGCGAGCCCGAGAGCTTCGGTGACAACCTGTACGTGTGCATCCCGTGCGGCAAGGGCTTCCCCAGCTCGGAGCAGCTGAATGCGCACGTGGAAGCTCacgtggaggaggaggaggcgctCTATGGCAGGGCCGAGGCGGCTGAGGTAGCTGCGGGGGCCGCCGGCTTGGGGCCCCCTTTCGGAGGCAGTGGGGACAAGGTCGCTGGGGCTCCGGGCGGCCTGGGCGAGCTGCTGCGGCCGTACCGCTGCGCGTCGTGCGACAAGAGCTACAAGGACCCGGCCACGCTGCGACAGCACGAGAAGACGCACTGGCTGACCCGGCCCTATCCGTGCACCATCTGCGGGAAGAAGTTCACGCAGCGCGGGACCATGACGCGCCACATGCGCAGCCACCTGGGCCTCAAGCCCTTCGCATGCGACGCGTGCGGCATGCGCTTCACGCGCCAGTACCGCCTCACCGAGCACATGCGCATCCACTCGGGCGAGAAGCCCTACGAGTGCCAGGTGTGCGGCGGCAAGTTCGCCCAGCAACGCAACCTCATCAGCCACATGAAGATGCACGCCGTGGGGGGCGCGGCGGGCGCGGCCGGGGCGCTGGCGGGTCTGGGGGGGCTACCCGGCGTCCCTGGCCCCGACGGCAAGGGCAAGCTCGACTTCCCCGAGGGCGTCTTTGCCGTGGCCCGTCTCACGGCGGAACAGCTGAGCCTGAAGCAGCAGGACAAGGCAGCCGCGGCGGAGCTGCTGGCGCAGACCACGCACTTCCTGCACGACCCCAAGGTGGCGCTCGAGAGCCTCTACCCGCTGGCCAAGTTCACCGCGGAGCTGGGCCTCAGCCCGGACAAGGCGGCCGAGGTGCTGAGCCAGGGAGCGCACCTGGCCGCCGGACCCGACGGCCGGACCATCGACCGTTTCTCCCCAACCTAG
- the HIC1 gene encoding hypermethylated in cancer 1 protein isoform X2 translates to MLDTMEAPGHSRQLLLQLNNQRTKGFLCDVIIVVQNALFRAHKNVLAASSAYLKSLVVHDNLLNLDHDMVSPAVFRLVLDFIYTGRLADGAEAAAAAAVAPGAEPSLGAVLAAASYLQIPDLVALCKKRLKRHGKYCHLRGGGGGGGGYAPYGRPGRGLRAATPVIQACYSSPAGPPPPPTGEPSAGPEAAVNTHCAELYASGPGPASTLCAPERRCSPLCGLDLSKKSPPGSTPSERPPAERELPPRPDSPPSAGPAAYKEPPLALPPLPPLPFQKLEEAGPPPDPFRGGGGSPGPEPPGRPDGPSLLYRWMKHEPGLGSYGDELGRERGSPSERCEERGGDPAASPGVPPLGLAPPRYQGSLDGPGAGGDGDDYKSSSEETGSSEDPSPPGGHLEGYPCPHLAYGEPESFGDNLYVCIPCGKGFPSSEQLNAHVEAHVEEEEALYGRAEAAEVAAGAAGLGPPFGGSGDKVAGAPGGLGELLRPYRCASCDKSYKDPATLRQHEKTHWLTRPYPCTICGKKFTQRGTMTRHMRSHLGLKPFACDACGMRFTRQYRLTEHMRIHSGEKPYECQVCGGKFAQQRNLISHMKMHAVGGAAGAAGALAGLGGLPGVPGPDGKGKLDFPEGVFAVARLTAEQLSLKQQDKAAAAELLAQTTHFLHDPKVALESLYPLAKFTAELGLSPDKAAEVLSQGAHLAAGPDGRTIDRFSPT, encoded by the coding sequence ATGCTGGACACGATGGAGGCGCCGGGCCATTCGAGGCAGCTGCTGCTGCAGCTCAACAACCAGCGCACCAAGGGCTTCTTGTGCGACGTGATCATCGTGGTGCAGAACGCCCTCTTCCGCGCGCACAAGAACGTGCTGGCGGCCAGCAGCGCCTACCTCAAGTCTCTGGTGGTGCATGACAACCTGCTCAACCTGGACCATGACATGGTGAGCCCAGCGGTGTTCCGCCTGGTGCTGGACTTCATCTACACCGGCCGCCTTGCTGATGGCGCagaggcggcggccgcggcggctgTGGCCCCAGGGGCTGAGCCTAGCCTGGGCGCCGTGCTGGCCGCCGCCAGCTACCTGCAGATCCCCGACCTCGTGGCGCTGTGCAAGAAGCGCCTCAAGCGCCACGGCAAGTACTGCCACctgcggggcggcggcggcggcggcggcggctacGCACCCTACGGGAGGCCGGGCAGGGGCCTTCGGGCCGCCACGCCCGTCATCCAGGCCTGCTACTCGTCACCCGCCGGGCCTCCGCCACCGCCCACCGGCGAGCCGTCCGCGGGCCCCGAGGCCGCAGTGAACACGCATTGCGCGGAGCTGTACGCCTCGGGCCCTGGCCCAGCCTCCACCCTCTGCGCCCCGGAGCGCCGCTGCTCCCCGCTCTGCGGCCTGGACCTGTCCAAGAAGAGCCCGCCGGGCTCCACGCCTTCCGAGCGGCCGCCGGCCGAGCGAGAACTGCCCCCGCGCCCAGACAGCCCTCCCAGCGCCGGCCCCGCAGCCTACAAGGAGCCCCCGCTCGccctgccgccgctgccgccgctgcccttccagaagctggaggaggccgGCCCGCCTCCGGACCCGttccgcggcggcggcggcagcccGGGACCGGAGCCCCCGGGCCGCCCCGACGGGCCCAGCCTCCTCTACCGCTGGATGAAGCACGAGCCAGGCCTGGGCAGTTACGGCGACGAGTTGGGCCGAGAGCGCGGCTCGCCCAGCGAGCGCTGCGAGGAGCGCGGCGGGGACCCGGCTGCCTCGCCCGGGGTGCCCCCACTAGGCCTGGCGCCGCCTCGCTACCAGGGCAGCCTGGACGGGCCAGGCGCGGGCGGCGACGGTGACGACTACAAGAGCAGTAGCGAAGAGACCGGCAGCAGTGAGGACCCCAGCCCGCCCGGCGGCCACCTGGAGGGCTACCCGTGCCCGCACCTGGCGTATGGCGAGCCCGAGAGCTTCGGTGACAACCTGTACGTGTGCATCCCGTGCGGCAAGGGCTTCCCCAGCTCGGAGCAGCTGAATGCGCACGTGGAAGCTCacgtggaggaggaggaggcgctCTATGGCAGGGCCGAGGCGGCTGAGGTAGCTGCGGGGGCCGCCGGCTTGGGGCCCCCTTTCGGAGGCAGTGGGGACAAGGTCGCTGGGGCTCCGGGCGGCCTGGGCGAGCTGCTGCGGCCGTACCGCTGCGCGTCGTGCGACAAGAGCTACAAGGACCCGGCCACGCTGCGACAGCACGAGAAGACGCACTGGCTGACCCGGCCCTATCCGTGCACCATCTGCGGGAAGAAGTTCACGCAGCGCGGGACCATGACGCGCCACATGCGCAGCCACCTGGGCCTCAAGCCCTTCGCATGCGACGCGTGCGGCATGCGCTTCACGCGCCAGTACCGCCTCACCGAGCACATGCGCATCCACTCGGGCGAGAAGCCCTACGAGTGCCAGGTGTGCGGCGGCAAGTTCGCCCAGCAACGCAACCTCATCAGCCACATGAAGATGCACGCCGTGGGGGGCGCGGCGGGCGCGGCCGGGGCGCTGGCGGGTCTGGGGGGGCTACCCGGCGTCCCTGGCCCCGACGGCAAGGGCAAGCTCGACTTCCCCGAGGGCGTCTTTGCCGTGGCCCGTCTCACGGCGGAACAGCTGAGCCTGAAGCAGCAGGACAAGGCAGCCGCGGCGGAGCTGCTGGCGCAGACCACGCACTTCCTGCACGACCCCAAGGTGGCGCTCGAGAGCCTCTACCCGCTGGCCAAGTTCACCGCGGAGCTGGGCCTCAGCCCGGACAAGGCGGCCGAGGTGCTGAGCCAGGGAGCGCACCTGGCCGCCGGACCCGACGGCCGGACCATCGACCGTTTCTCCCCAACCTAG
- the OVCA2 gene encoding esterase OVCA2 encodes MAAQPPLRVLALAGFRQSERGFREKTGALRKALRGRAELVCLSGPHLVADAAGPEGAGPDSEPCLPEEQPRGWWFSEQEADVFNALSQPTVCRGLEEALGTVAQALKKLGPFDGLLGFSQGAALVAVVCALGQAGDPRFPLPRFIILVSGFCPRGLGLKEPILQCPLLLPSLHVFGDTDCVIPSQESMQLASRFTGAVTLTHSGGHFIPAAAAQRQAYLKFLDQFAA; translated from the exons ATGGCGGCGCAGCCGCCGCTGAGGGTGTTAGCCCTGGCTGGCTTCCGGCAGAGCGAGCGGGGCTTCCGCGAGAAGACGGGAGCGCTGAGGAAGGCGCTGCGGGGCCGCGCCGAACTCGTGTGCCTCAGCGGCCCGCACCTGGTCGCGGATGCTGCGGGTCCCGAGGGCGCCGGGCCGGACTCCG AGCCCTGCCTTCCGGAGGAGCAGCCCCGAGGCTGGTGGTTTTCAGAACAGGAGGCAGACGTTTTCAACGCCCTGAGCCAGCCCACAGTATGCAGAGGCCTGGAGGAAGCCTTGGGAACCGTGGCACAGGCACTGAAGAAACTGGGACCTTTTGATGGGCTCCTTGGTTTCAGCCAGGGAGCCGCGCTGGTAGCCGTTGTGTGTGCCCTTGGCCAAGCTGGCGATCCCCGCTTCCCCTTGCCAAGGTTTATCATCCTGGTATCTGGTTTCTGTCCCCGAGGCCTTGGACTCAAGGAACCCATCCTGCAGTGCCCCTTGTTACTGCCTTCACTACACGTTTTTGGGGATACTGACTGCGTCATCCCCTCTCAGGAAAGTATGCAGCTGGCTAGCCGATTCACTGGAGCCGTCACCCTCACTCATTCTGGTGGCCACTTCATTCCAGCAGCTGCTGCCCAGCGTCAGGCCTACCTCAAGTTCTTGGACCAGTTTGCAGCGTGA